In Dermacentor variabilis isolate Ectoservices chromosome 11, ASM5094787v1, whole genome shotgun sequence, one genomic interval encodes:
- the LOC142563423 gene encoding uncharacterized protein LOC142563423, translating into MSAGRPPEFADAEGTWPTYRVRLEAYFEAHSIVDPTKKRALLIASLTDSAVRVVQGRCQPLKVNELSYEEVVGYVEDHYAPEVNEIAASYAFFMRSQQDGEAAQDFIADIRRLAEKCNFGTSLERMLRDRIVCGVLDEDVRRHLLTRRKLTLEEAEDFAVSAQRAVENARSMNSAHSEVHFARQKRHSSKRLPKPEQRDVCGRCGESHAEDDCKHLRAVCHRCGKRGHLRRMCLSSTNSDRRQGSYPARQRRQGSYATAAGEDTSSDDNDALHTITAVLHHAASIRKVRPIYKDISWNNVPLTMLVDTGSPVSVIPVTVFRKYKQLWPPLESSQFKLSCLLGELPVVGQLSMTATCDGKDIPGTVIVVDSSGPSLCGRDTIKAFNEVGVAMLSNVVANLQPAGIQAVSTGLQQLLDEYADVFAPGLGLCKGPPVTFQLKENVCPRFFKARTVPYALRDKMSESLDQLVAEGVLTPVKTAEWATPVVAVLKGDGWTLCVEKASETVRRLTWSKCRR; encoded by the coding sequence ATGAGTGCTGGACGGCCACCGGAATTTGCCGATGCAGAAGGTACGTGGCCTACGTATCGCGTTCGCTTGGAGGCGTACTTTGAGGCTCATAGCATTGTGGACCCAACGAAGAAGCGAGCGCTGCTCATCGCTTCGCTCACGGACAGTGCAGTGCGTGTGGTGCAGGGCCGGTGTCAACCACTAAAGGTGAATGAACTGAGCTATGAGGAAGTCGTCGGGTATGTGGAAGATCACTATGCTCCGGAAGTCAACGAGATCGCTGCAAGTTATGCTTTCTTCATGCGTTCGCAACAAGACGGGGAAGCTGCTCAGGACTTCATTGCGGACATTCGACGCCTAGCTGAGAAGTGTAACTTCGGCacgtcattggagcgcatgttgaGGGATCGAATCGTTTGCGGAGTGCTGGATGAAGACGTTCGGCGCCATTTACTGACGCGACGGAAGCTCACCTTAGAAGAGGCTGAAGACTTTGCTGTCTCggcacagagagctgttgaaaatgCCAGGAGCATGAACTCGGCGCACTCAGAAGTACATTTTGCCCGACAAAAGCGCCATTCCTCGAAGCGACTTCCCAAGCCGGAACAACGCGACGTGTGTGGAAGGTGTGGAGAATCGCATGCTGAGGACGACTGCAAACACCTTCGCGCGGTGTGCCACCGGTGTGGAAAACGAGGACATCTACGTCGGATGTGCCTGTCTAGCACAAATAGTGACCGTCGGCAGGGATCTTATCCAGCAAGACAACGGCGCCAGGGTTCGTACGCCACGGCAGCTGGAGAGGACACAAGCTCGGACGACAACGACGCCTTGCACACGATTACAGCGGTTCTCCATCACGCAGCCAGTATCCGCAAGGTTAGGCCTATTTACAAGGACATCAGTTGGAATAACGTTCCGCTCACTATGTTGGTGGACACGGGGTCACCTGTAAGCGTCATTCCCGTAACGGTGTTCCGCAAGTACAAGCAGCTCTGGCCTCCGTTGGAGAGTTCACAGTTCAAGCTCTCTTGTCTCTTGGGAGAACTTCCAGTTGTCGGCCAGCTTAGCATGACCGCTACGTGCGACGGGAAAGATATTCCTGGTACTGTCATAGTGGTCGACAGCTCCGGACCATCTTTGTGCGGCAGAGACACCATCAAGGCATTTAATGAAGTTGGAGTGGCAATGTTGTCGAATGTGGTAGCGAACCTGCAACCGGCTGGAATACAGGCTGTCAGCACAGGTCTGCAACAGCTGCTTGACGAATATGCCGACGTGTTTGCTCCGGGACTCGGCCTGTGCAAAGGACCACCGGTCACATTTCAATTGAAAGAAAACGTGTGTCCACGCTTCTTTAAGGCCCGTACTGTACCCTACGCTCTCAGAGATAAGATGTCTGAATCGTTGGATCAGCTGGTCGCGGAAGGCGTTTTGACGCCGGTAAAAACCGCTGAATGGGCAACCCCTGTGGTAGCCGTTTTGAAGGGTGATGGGTGGACCCTCTGTGTCGAGAAAGCGTCTGAGACAGTTCGACGTCTCACCTGGTCCAAGTGTCGCCGCTGA